In Zhaonella formicivorans, one DNA window encodes the following:
- a CDS encoding ABC transporter ATP-binding protein (Members of the family are the ATP-binding subunit of ABC transporters for substrates such as betaine, L-proline or other amino acids, choline, carnitine, etc. The substrate specificity is best determined from the substrate-binding subunit, rather than this subunit, as it interacts with the permease subunit and not with substrate directly.), giving the protein MIELKEVTKFYKGQEFAAVDNLSLKVEKGETCVFVGPSGCGKSTTLRMINRMIEPSSGTILINNKDVKDCEPDKLRMGIGYVIQQIGLLPHRTVAENIAIVPRLYGWPKERIKQRVDELLLLIGLDPEVTRNKYPSQLSGGQMQRVGVARAMAADPPIMLMDEPFGAVDPIARNYLQDEFLRLQKEMKKTICFVTHDINEAIKMGDRIAIFNKGKLVQYGTPYEILTKPANDFVSDFIGYDRVVKKLSLFQVEDLVRQQWCIVDENELANARQKMKDKKAEICFIRDASGRLVGFITGDEMDSSGEIVSPETIKQKAAARKEAFVQTTTLLRDALSLMLELDTEYLGVVDRDEPAGIITLADIRKHSCRKGENK; this is encoded by the coding sequence ATGATCGAGTTAAAGGAAGTTACGAAATTCTATAAGGGACAGGAATTCGCTGCTGTCGATAACCTCTCCCTGAAAGTGGAGAAAGGTGAAACTTGTGTTTTTGTCGGACCGTCCGGGTGTGGTAAAAGCACTACCCTGCGCATGATCAACAGGATGATTGAACCCAGCTCGGGGACAATCCTGATTAATAATAAAGACGTAAAAGACTGTGAACCGGATAAGCTTAGAATGGGCATTGGTTACGTAATTCAGCAGATTGGCTTGCTCCCGCACCGAACGGTTGCCGAAAACATTGCTATAGTACCCCGTTTGTACGGCTGGCCCAAGGAAAGGATTAAACAGCGGGTAGATGAATTACTGCTGCTCATCGGGTTGGACCCGGAAGTAACCAGGAATAAGTATCCTTCCCAGCTTTCCGGCGGACAGATGCAGAGGGTTGGTGTGGCCAGAGCTATGGCCGCTGACCCGCCTATAATGTTGATGGATGAACCCTTTGGCGCCGTTGACCCTATCGCCAGGAATTACCTTCAAGATGAATTCCTGCGTTTGCAAAAGGAAATGAAAAAGACTATATGCTTTGTCACCCATGACATCAATGAGGCAATTAAAATGGGCGACAGGATTGCTATTTTTAATAAGGGGAAATTGGTTCAATACGGCACTCCTTATGAAATTTTAACCAAACCTGCCAATGATTTTGTCAGCGATTTTATCGGTTATGACCGGGTGGTAAAAAAGTTGAGCCTTTTTCAGGTAGAGGATTTGGTCCGGCAACAATGGTGTATTGTCGATGAAAATGAACTGGCTAATGCCCGGCAAAAAATGAAGGATAAGAAGGCGGAAATTTGTTTCATAAGGGATGCATCCGGCAGGTTGGTTGGATTTATCACAGGTGATGAAATGGATAGCAGCGGAGAAATCGTATCTCCGGAGACTATAAAACAGAAGGCTGCGGCCAGAAAGGAAGCCTTTGTTCAGACAACGACTCTATTGCGGGATGCTTTGTCGCTGATGCTGGAGCTGGACACGGAATATCTTGGTGTTGTGGACAGAGACGAGCCGGCCGGCATAATCACCCTTGCCGATATAAGGAAGCATTCGTGCAGGAAGGGGGAGAATAAGTGA
- a CDS encoding ABC transporter permease translates to MNWGRLQEALFNRAPEALAIHIWMVIITMIIAIAISVPTGVFLTRPKYKKYGIVILNILNLLQTFPGLAIVALAMPVLGMGLKPTIVALTVQGLLPIARNTIAGLAGVNPDVKEAALGMGMSEKKVLYEVELPLAMPVILAGIRTSAVYVVSTGTLAAYIGGGGLGDLILSGLTMFWAEFLLVGAGLGAILAITLDRLLGYVEYKITPPGYES, encoded by the coding sequence GTGAACTGGGGGCGTTTGCAAGAAGCTCTTTTTAATAGGGCGCCGGAGGCATTGGCTATACATATTTGGATGGTAATAATCACCATGATTATAGCCATAGCCATTTCAGTTCCCACCGGCGTATTTCTTACTCGACCGAAATACAAAAAATACGGAATTGTTATTTTAAATATCCTCAACCTGTTGCAGACTTTCCCGGGTTTAGCCATTGTTGCTCTTGCCATGCCGGTTTTGGGCATGGGTTTAAAGCCTACAATTGTCGCGCTTACCGTTCAGGGTTTGCTACCCATTGCCAGGAATACCATTGCCGGTTTAGCCGGTGTAAACCCTGATGTTAAAGAAGCTGCTTTGGGCATGGGCATGTCGGAGAAAAAAGTTTTATACGAAGTTGAATTGCCCTTGGCAATGCCTGTCATTCTGGCTGGTATCAGGACTTCAGCGGTGTATGTGGTAAGTACCGGTACACTGGCTGCCTATATTGGCGGCGGTGGACTGGGGGACTTGATCTTGAGCGGGTTGACCATGTTCTGGGCCGAATTTCTACTGGTGGGCGCCGGACTGGGGGCAATACTGGCTATTACCCTGGACAGGCTGCTGGGCTATGTTGAGTATAAAATTACCCCGCCAGGATATGAGTCGTAA
- a CDS encoding glycine betaine ABC transporter substrate-binding protein, whose protein sequence is MKRILKYVVVMVLMLALLVGATACGGSGQSAGGDKAANDENKPTIVVGSKTFTEALLLGTMTYEYLKALGYPVENKIGLGELAVIRPALESNQIGAYWEYTGTVLINVMQHEPSFDEEECYNLVKEWDAKNNIIWLDRAPLNDTYGIMVRKDIADKYNLKKVSDLVGQIKKGEKIRLVGSQEWEERPDGLSYFEKVYGYKHPKDLYYNAALNIGYEALKNNQAEMGLAFTTDARVKAYGLVMLEDDKKAFPVYNAAPLFRKEIIDAYPEIPEQMKKLSSLLDNDTIMELNKAVDVDKKSVEEVAKEFLTKNGLIK, encoded by the coding sequence ATGAAAAGAATATTAAAGTATGTTGTTGTTATGGTTCTTATGCTTGCCTTACTGGTAGGAGCCACCGCTTGCGGAGGAAGCGGACAATCAGCTGGCGGCGATAAAGCTGCTAATGATGAAAACAAACCGACTATTGTTGTCGGGTCCAAAACTTTTACGGAAGCGCTGCTTTTAGGGACCATGACGTATGAGTATCTGAAAGCTCTTGGTTACCCTGTGGAAAACAAGATCGGGCTGGGCGAGCTGGCAGTCATTCGGCCTGCTTTGGAATCCAATCAGATCGGCGCTTACTGGGAGTATACAGGAACTGTATTAATCAACGTGATGCAGCATGAACCCAGTTTTGATGAAGAGGAATGCTATAACCTGGTGAAGGAGTGGGATGCAAAAAATAACATTATCTGGCTGGACCGCGCTCCTCTTAACGATACCTATGGAATTATGGTGAGGAAAGACATCGCTGACAAGTATAACCTGAAGAAAGTTTCTGATTTAGTCGGACAGATCAAGAAAGGCGAAAAAATCAGGCTCGTTGGTTCTCAGGAGTGGGAGGAAAGGCCTGACGGTCTGTCCTATTTTGAGAAAGTGTACGGTTATAAGCATCCAAAGGACCTATACTACAATGCCGCTCTGAACATAGGTTATGAAGCTCTGAAAAACAATCAAGCCGAGATGGGATTGGCTTTCACAACCGATGCCAGGGTTAAAGCATATGGTCTGGTGATGCTGGAAGATGATAAAAAAGCTTTCCCGGTATATAACGCTGCACCTCTCTTTAGAAAAGAAATTATTGACGCTTACCCGGAAATTCCGGAACAGATGAAAAAGCTGAGCAGTCTATTAGATAACGACACTATCATGGAACTGAACAAGGCAGTCGATGTTGACAAGAAGAGTGTAGAAGAAGTTGCAAAAGAGTTTCTAACAAAGAACGGATTAATTAAATAG
- a CDS encoding 4Fe-4S binding protein, producing the protein MQLLEDFGKIFEAPQFIWPYLYFFATEQEMKLVVAMGKESLTCRDIAFRLSTSEEETRGILEEAYLRYILNKESKDSTVYYSAGTFYKRLNNFCLFGNFYVIPKKIRKKLDEWCFAEYLKRNDNFKKVIAAEPEYDACHNEWIFLLHEVEEMIDRASTIRVLPCDCKMLADNCDHSREICLYFAPELISDRTGGRELTKEEAKELVRKLDREGLMHTGGPPDWREKGPSVVCNCCGCCCYPFRAAKKLGTKGKWPKSRYVAEFDREKCRLCGLCAKRCYFGAFTFDGNEISFNPELCWGCGICAGTCSGKAITMAEL; encoded by the coding sequence ATGCAACTCTTAGAAGACTTTGGTAAAATTTTTGAAGCTCCCCAATTTATATGGCCCTATTTATATTTTTTTGCCACAGAGCAGGAAATGAAACTTGTGGTCGCTATGGGTAAGGAAAGCTTAACTTGCAGAGATATTGCCTTCCGGTTATCAACATCTGAAGAAGAGACCCGCGGCATTTTGGAAGAGGCCTATCTCCGCTATATTTTAAACAAAGAAAGCAAGGACAGTACTGTATATTACAGCGCAGGCACATTCTACAAGAGGTTAAACAATTTCTGCCTGTTCGGAAATTTCTATGTCATACCCAAAAAGATTCGGAAAAAACTTGATGAGTGGTGTTTTGCAGAGTACTTAAAAAGAAACGACAACTTTAAAAAGGTTATTGCAGCCGAGCCGGAATACGATGCCTGCCATAACGAATGGATTTTTCTTTTGCATGAAGTGGAAGAAATGATTGACAGAGCTTCCACCATCAGAGTTTTACCATGCGATTGCAAGATGCTGGCCGATAATTGTGACCATTCCCGGGAAATCTGTTTGTATTTTGCACCGGAGCTGATCAGCGACCGTACCGGAGGCAGGGAATTGACCAAGGAAGAAGCAAAAGAGCTGGTGCGCAAGCTGGACAGGGAGGGGCTGATGCATACCGGAGGGCCGCCTGATTGGCGGGAAAAAGGGCCCAGTGTGGTGTGCAACTGTTGTGGCTGTTGCTGTTATCCGTTCAGGGCGGCAAAAAAGCTGGGCACCAAGGGGAAATGGCCCAAGTCGCGCTATGTGGCCGAATTTGATCGGGAAAAATGCCGGCTGTGCGGGTTGTGTGCCAAAAGGTGTTATTTCGGAGCCTTTACTTTTGACGGGAATGAGATATCTTTTAACCCTGAACTTTGTTGGGGCTGCGGGATATGTGCAGGCACATGCAGCGGCAAGGCCATTACTATGGCTGAATTGTAA
- a CDS encoding aldehyde ferredoxin oxidoreductase family protein, which produces MLKGLAGDLVLVNLTTREITRKPCPEEILQSYLGGRGLADYILLKYLDPAVEPLAPENILVLSTGLLSGTRMITTSRLHLTARSPLTGFIGTSNGGGHFAAELKACGILALIITGKAQKPVFINIKDDVISIEDAVSLWGLKTQEARQKLKEIVQDELAKIILIGPAGEKLSALGCVMTDIGHAGGRTGMGAVMGSKNLKAVVAKKTGPFSRYVSEEAAGAVKEYVTKLKALPCWETWTTIGSSDLIWTDEQGASGTKNYNQVTFEGIKTACGTHYRDLVIKHHACYNCPVHCRAFVRINEGRYSGFVGDRGEYEPLSSWGPKCGNSDGLASIYLCNVCDEYGIDSLGTGNIVAFAMDLYERGILTKEDTGGLELTWGNVDAMEALLHQIANRSTWLGDVLAQGMKKAAGIIGRGAENYAYHVKGLSMTIMDPRGFKGAGLGYAVSSRGADFGFVYAKPEYAYTPEQALEAYGTAKAADRLSEEGKPAMVRQCMCANAAVDALGICKIPEFGMMLDFDLTEAAKILSAFTGEKYTGEQLLKIGERIVNAERLLNFRFGATGKDDTLPRKFLTEPIPDGPCKGSVIHLEPMLQEFYSLMGWNEDGSIGVAKKRELGLEDAVYPIKFE; this is translated from the coding sequence ATGCTTAAAGGTCTTGCAGGAGATCTGGTGCTAGTAAACCTGACTACGAGGGAAATAACAAGAAAGCCTTGTCCGGAGGAAATTTTGCAATCATATCTGGGAGGACGGGGTCTTGCAGATTATATTTTATTGAAATACCTTGACCCTGCTGTGGAACCGCTGGCTCCGGAAAATATCCTTGTACTTTCCACGGGTCTGTTAAGCGGTACCCGCATGATTACCACAAGCAGGCTGCATTTGACTGCCCGTTCCCCTCTGACAGGTTTTATCGGGACCTCAAACGGTGGCGGACACTTTGCTGCCGAGCTGAAGGCCTGTGGCATTTTGGCCCTCATAATCACAGGTAAAGCGCAAAAACCGGTCTTTATAAATATCAAAGACGATGTCATAAGCATTGAGGATGCGGTTTCTTTATGGGGCCTTAAAACGCAAGAAGCGCGTCAGAAGCTTAAAGAAATTGTGCAGGATGAATTGGCCAAGATTATTTTGATTGGTCCTGCCGGGGAAAAGCTTTCGGCGCTTGGTTGTGTAATGACCGATATAGGACATGCCGGCGGCAGGACGGGCATGGGAGCTGTAATGGGTTCGAAAAATTTAAAGGCAGTGGTGGCAAAAAAGACCGGGCCCTTCAGCAGGTATGTGTCGGAGGAGGCAGCCGGAGCGGTTAAAGAATATGTGACAAAATTGAAGGCTTTGCCTTGCTGGGAGACATGGACGACAATCGGTTCTTCGGATTTAATCTGGACTGATGAGCAGGGTGCATCGGGTACAAAGAATTACAACCAGGTAACTTTTGAAGGGATAAAGACCGCCTGCGGTACCCATTACAGGGACCTGGTGATTAAACACCATGCATGCTATAATTGTCCGGTCCACTGCCGTGCTTTTGTCCGGATTAACGAAGGCAGGTACAGCGGCTTCGTGGGCGACCGGGGGGAATATGAACCGCTGTCGTCCTGGGGACCGAAATGCGGGAATTCCGACGGCCTGGCAAGCATTTATCTCTGCAATGTATGTGATGAATACGGAATTGACAGTCTGGGTACCGGGAATATCGTGGCCTTTGCTATGGACCTCTATGAACGCGGTATATTAACTAAAGAGGATACTGGGGGTTTGGAGCTCACTTGGGGCAACGTTGACGCTATGGAGGCGCTTTTGCATCAAATTGCTAACCGCAGCACCTGGCTTGGGGACGTGCTGGCGCAGGGGATGAAGAAGGCTGCCGGGATTATCGGCAGAGGCGCGGAAAACTACGCCTATCATGTTAAGGGCTTGAGCATGACTATCATGGACCCCAGGGGGTTTAAGGGGGCCGGGCTTGGTTATGCGGTGTCCAGCAGAGGGGCGGATTTTGGTTTCGTCTATGCCAAGCCGGAATACGCCTATACTCCTGAACAGGCATTAGAGGCTTATGGTACAGCTAAGGCCGCCGACAGGCTTTCTGAGGAAGGCAAGCCTGCAATGGTAAGGCAATGCATGTGTGCCAACGCTGCTGTCGATGCGTTGGGTATCTGCAAGATCCCGGAATTTGGGATGATGCTGGACTTTGACCTGACTGAGGCGGCAAAAATCTTATCGGCGTTCACGGGAGAAAAATATACAGGGGAACAACTGCTAAAAATAGGTGAACGGATAGTTAACGCCGAAAGGTTGCTAAATTTCCGGTTTGGAGCCACCGGCAAAGACGATACACTGCCCCGGAAGTTTTTGACTGAGCCGATACCTGATGGCCCCTGCAAAGGTTCTGTTATTCACCTGGAACCCATGCTGCAGGAGTTCTATTCCTTAATGGGATGGAATGAAGACGGTTCTATCGGTGTGGCAAAAAAGAGGGAGCTTGGTTTGGAAGATGCGGTGTATCCGATAAAATTTGAGTAA